A portion of the Anaeromicrobium sediminis genome contains these proteins:
- the gcvPB gene encoding aminomethyl-transferring glycine dehydrogenase subunit GcvPB: protein MRNYDNLIFEISKPGRKAYKLPKNDVPGKDLSSIIPAEFLSEEELKLPEVSELDVVRHFTNLSNKNYGVDTGFYPLGSCTMKYNPKINEDVAGMEKLSMVHPYQPESTVQGSLEVIYDLGEMLAEIAGMDKVTLQPAAGAHGELLGLMLIKAYHDSRNDFKRTKIIVPDSAHGTNPATAAVAGYEIVEIKSNEDGSVCMDSLKEALSDEIAGLMLTNPSTLGLFETNIKEIADLVHEAGGQLYYDGANMNAIMGVTRPGDMGFDVMHYNLHKTFSTPHGGGGPGSGPVGVKEHLAKFLPVPVVEKKDDKYILGYDRPESIGKIKGFYGHYGIMLRAYTYILAMGKEGIKEVSEIAVLNANYMMNKLKEHYYLPIDQVCKHEFVLGGLGDSLQVSTLDIAKRLLDYGYHPPTVYFPLIVNEAIMVEPTETESLETMDGFIETMIKIAEEAKENPEMLKGAPYNTPVRRIDEARAARKLILKWNG from the coding sequence ATGAGAAACTATGATAATTTAATCTTTGAAATATCTAAACCTGGTAGAAAAGCATATAAACTTCCTAAAAATGATGTGCCGGGTAAGGATTTATCAAGTATAATCCCAGCGGAGTTTTTAAGTGAAGAAGAGTTAAAATTACCAGAGGTAAGTGAGTTAGATGTAGTTAGACATTTTACTAATTTATCTAATAAAAACTATGGAGTAGATACGGGTTTCTATCCATTAGGTTCTTGTACTATGAAGTATAATCCAAAGATAAATGAAGACGTGGCGGGTATGGAGAAACTAAGTATGGTCCATCCATATCAACCTGAGAGTACAGTTCAAGGATCCCTTGAAGTTATATATGACTTAGGTGAAATGCTGGCTGAAATAGCAGGTATGGATAAGGTAACTCTACAACCGGCAGCTGGAGCCCATGGAGAGTTACTAGGTCTTATGCTAATAAAAGCATATCATGATAGCAGAAATGACTTTAAGAGAACTAAAATTATAGTTCCAGATTCTGCCCATGGTACTAATCCAGCTACTGCAGCTGTAGCTGGATATGAAATTGTGGAAATTAAATCAAATGAAGACGGCTCTGTATGTATGGATTCCTTAAAGGAAGCTTTAAGTGATGAAATAGCAGGGTTAATGTTAACAAATCCAAGTACATTAGGATTATTTGAAACAAATATTAAAGAAATAGCAGACTTAGTTCACGAGGCAGGCGGTCAATTATACTATGATGGGGCTAATATGAATGCCATCATGGGAGTTACAAGGCCGGGAGATATGGGATTTGACGTAATGCATTATAATCTACACAAGACATTCTCAACTCCTCACGGTGGAGGAGGTCCAGGAAGTGGACCTGTGGGAGTTAAGGAGCATTTAGCTAAATTCTTACCAGTCCCTGTAGTGGAGAAGAAGGATGATAAATATATCCTAGGCTATGATAGACCAGAGTCAATAGGAAAAATTAAAGGATTCTATGGTCACTATGGAATAATGTTAAGGGCTTACACTTATATCTTAGCCATGGGTAAGGAAGGCATAAAAGAAGTTAGTGAGATAGCCGTATTAAACGCAAACTACATGATGAATAAATTAAAAGAACATTATTATTTACCAATAGATCAAGTATGCAAGCACGAATTTGTATTAGGTGGTCTAGGAGATAGTCTACAAGTATCAACCCTTGATATAGCTAAGAGATTATTAGACTATGGATATCATCCACCAACTGTATATTTCCCACTTATAGTTAATGAGGCTATCATGGTGGAGCCAACAGAAACGGAAAGTCTAGAGACTATGGATGGATTTATTGAAACTATGATAAAAATTGCAGAGGAAGCTAAAGAAAACCCAGAAATGTTAAAGGGTGCACCATATAATACCCCAGTAAGAAGAATTGATGAGGCAAGGGCAGCTAGAAAACTTATATTAAAGTGGAATGGATAA
- the lipB gene encoding lipoyl(octanoyl) transferase LipB: protein MIDILDLGRCAYEEALNIQYDLLKKRQADEINDTLILVEHFPVITMGRRAEKGNILGSQQVLNENGIEVFESDRGGDVTYHGFGQIVGYPIFKLKGSRMGIRQFVRNIEDTFIKLLKAEYNINSNRHFKNTGVWVGDDKIVAIGLAVKRGVTMHGFALNVNTNLNHFNFIVPCGIQDKGVTSVKNIIGKEEDLEEVKDKVIKHFKEVFNKSMKDVL, encoded by the coding sequence ATGATAGACATACTAGATTTAGGTAGATGTGCATATGAAGAAGCTCTAAATATACAGTACGATCTTTTGAAAAAGAGACAGGCAGACGAAATTAATGATACTTTGATTTTGGTAGAACACTTTCCTGTTATAACCATGGGGAGAAGGGCGGAAAAGGGAAATATATTAGGTTCCCAGCAGGTATTGAATGAAAATGGAATTGAAGTTTTTGAAAGTGATCGTGGTGGGGATGTGACTTATCATGGTTTTGGTCAGATAGTTGGATATCCCATATTTAAATTAAAAGGTTCCCGCATGGGTATAAGGCAATTTGTACGAAATATAGAAGACACTTTTATTAAGTTGTTAAAGGCAGAATATAATATTAATTCTAATAGGCATTTTAAAAATACGGGAGTATGGGTAGGAGACGATAAAATAGTCGCTATAGGATTGGCTGTAAAAAGAGGAGTAACTATGCATGGATTTGCCTTAAATGTAAATACGAATTTAAATCATTTTAACTTCATAGTTCCTTGTGGAATACAGGATAAAGGAGTAACATCTGTAAAGAATATAATAGGAAAAGAAGAGGATTTGGAAGAAGTAAAGGATAAAGTCATAAAACATTTTAAAGAAGTTTTTAATAAAAGCATGAAAGATGTTTTATAA
- a CDS encoding PLP-dependent aminotransferase family protein, which translates to MDNYNKSIFHISKPGRRAYLLPQKNISDEYISNIIPPELLSDQELDLPEVSELDVIRHFTNLFHKDDKVEEDYEIELHSIKNNPKINEDLEAMKEFSMVHPYQSIETVQGSLEVIYKLDEILSRALSMDRVCLQGMTGVHGELISFMLMRAYYNSIKEFKRTKIIVSHVDYKNSKSILCLAGYEVVKVQLDEEGSICIDSLKELLDDKIAAIMLTNSIALDLKKAKEIEELVHNIGGLILYNGWNINSIDEIMDFSYGHIDMIHFDLNRAFGNYYDSGCGAIGVKEHLVKFLPIPIVHKANDKYILDYDRPESIGKIKGFYGNYRMILRAYTHMLARGMK; encoded by the coding sequence GTGGATAATTATAATAAATCAATTTTTCATATATCTAAACCTGGAAGAAGGGCTTATTTACTTCCACAAAAGAATATAAGTGATGAATATATATCAAATATAATACCGCCAGAATTATTGAGTGATCAGGAACTAGATTTACCAGAAGTAAGTGAATTAGATGTGATTAGACACTTTACTAATTTGTTCCATAAGGATGATAAAGTAGAAGAAGACTATGAAATTGAACTTCATAGCATAAAGAACAATCCCAAGATAAATGAGGATTTAGAAGCTATGAAAGAATTTAGCATGGTTCATCCTTATCAGTCAATTGAAACAGTTCAAGGGTCCCTTGAAGTAATATATAAATTAGATGAAATCCTAAGTAGGGCATTGAGTATGGATAGGGTATGCCTACAGGGAATGACAGGAGTACATGGAGAACTTATAAGCTTTATGCTAATGAGGGCTTATTATAATAGTATAAAAGAATTTAAAAGGACTAAAATAATAGTTTCTCATGTGGACTATAAAAATAGCAAGTCCATATTGTGTTTAGCCGGATATGAAGTTGTAAAAGTACAACTAGATGAAGAAGGAAGTATATGTATAGATTCCTTAAAAGAGTTATTAGATGATAAAATAGCTGCTATTATGCTTACCAATTCAATTGCGTTAGATTTAAAAAAGGCAAAAGAAATAGAAGAATTAGTTCACAATATAGGTGGATTAATACTTTATAATGGATGGAATATTAATTCGATTGATGAAATTATGGATTTCTCCTATGGACATATTGACATGATTCACTTTGATTTAAATAGGGCTTTTGGAAATTATTATGATTCTGGATGTGGCGCTATAGGGGTGAAGGAACATTTGGTTAAATTCTTGCCTATACCAATTGTTCACAAGGCTAATGATAAGTATATATTAGATTATGATAGGCCAGAGTCTATAGGTAAGATAAAAGGCTTTTATGGTAATTATAGAATGATTTTAAGGGCCTATACTCATATGTTGGCTAGGGGAATGAAGTAG
- the lipA gene encoding lipoyl synthase: MTVKRKPEWLRINLKTGRSLDYVNNILKEFSLNTVCQEANCPNRMECFSKKTATFMILGSQCSRGCKFCNVSHGELEKVDANEPENVAKATVELGLKHVVITSVTRDDLPDGGAEHFSKVINKIREKDPNIIIEVLIPDLQGDEMALKKIIDAKPHVINHNMETVPRLYEKVRPEAIYERSLKVLESVKKMDPSIYTKSGIMVGLGEREDEVLDLLRDLRQVGCDYLTIGQYLAPSKEHYPVEEYVHPNIFKKYKDEGLGMGFSFVASDPLVRSSYNAAEMLAHT; this comes from the coding sequence ATGACTGTTAAGAGAAAGCCAGAATGGCTTAGAATTAACTTAAAAACAGGAAGAAGTTTGGATTATGTAAATAATATTTTGAAGGAGTTTTCCCTAAATACCGTCTGCCAGGAAGCTAACTGTCCTAATAGGATGGAGTGCTTTAGTAAAAAAACAGCCACTTTTATGATACTAGGAAGTCAATGTTCTAGAGGATGTAAGTTTTGTAATGTATCCCATGGTGAACTAGAGAAGGTAGATGCCAATGAACCAGAAAATGTGGCAAAGGCCACTGTGGAATTAGGACTGAAGCATGTGGTAATAACTTCTGTAACTAGAGATGACCTACCAGATGGTGGAGCAGAACATTTTAGTAAAGTAATTAATAAAATAAGGGAAAAGGACCCTAATATAATAATAGAAGTATTAATACCTGATTTACAAGGTGATGAAATGGCATTGAAGAAAATAATAGATGCTAAACCTCACGTTATAAATCACAATATGGAGACAGTTCCACGTTTATATGAAAAGGTACGACCAGAAGCCATATATGAAAGATCACTAAAAGTATTAGAGAGTGTGAAAAAGATGGACCCTAGTATATATACAAAATCAGGTATTATGGTAGGCTTAGGAGAAAGAGAAGACGAGGTGCTAGACTTGCTTAGGGACTTAAGGCAGGTAGGATGTGATTATTTGACAATAGGTCAATATCTAGCACCGAGTAAAGAACATTATCCTGTTGAGGAATATGTTCACCCCAATATATTTAAAAAATATAAAGACGAAGGCCTCGGTATGGGATTCTCATTTGTAGCCTCAGACCCTTTAGTAAGAAGTTCATACAATGCAGCAGAAATGCTAGCTCATACTTAA
- the gcvT gene encoding glycine cleavage system aminomethyltransferase GcvT, whose amino-acid sequence MSNLKRTALFNAHGKHGGKIIDFSGWELPVQYEGITPEHEATRNKAGLFDVSHMGEVEVKGKDAFKFVQNLVTNDVSALEDNQVLYTFMCYEDGGVVDDLLVYRFNEEHFFLVINASNVDKDFDWMKKNSDGYDIDVVNISEALSQLAIQGPHAQEILQKLTDTDLTEIKFFYCKRNVNVAGASCLVSRTGYTGEDGFEIYLDHDNAEMVWEKLMEEGKDLGLRPVGLGARDTLRFEATLPLYGNELTKDITPLEAGLGFFVKLDTDDFIGKEALVKQKAEGLKRKIVGFEMLDKGIPRHGYEVWADGKEIGFVTTGYAAPTVKKNIGFAMVPIEYSKLGTPIEIKVRKRILKAQVVSKRFYTKNYKK is encoded by the coding sequence ATGTCAAATCTTAAAAGAACGGCTCTTTTCAATGCCCATGGAAAGCACGGAGGAAAGATAATAGACTTCTCAGGATGGGAACTTCCAGTCCAATATGAGGGCATCACTCCAGAGCACGAAGCTACTAGAAATAAGGCTGGTCTATTTGATGTATCTCATATGGGAGAAGTGGAAGTTAAGGGTAAGGATGCCTTTAAATTCGTACAAAATTTAGTGACTAATGATGTATCTGCCCTTGAGGATAATCAGGTATTATATACATTTATGTGCTATGAAGACGGTGGAGTGGTAGATGATTTATTAGTATATAGATTTAATGAAGAACATTTTTTCCTTGTAATAAATGCTAGTAACGTGGATAAGGATTTTGACTGGATGAAGAAGAACTCAGATGGATATGATATAGATGTTGTGAATATATCAGAGGCGTTATCTCAATTGGCCATACAAGGACCTCATGCTCAAGAAATACTACAAAAACTAACAGATACAGATTTGACCGAGATAAAGTTTTTCTACTGTAAGAGAAATGTGAATGTGGCCGGAGCTAGCTGTTTGGTTTCAAGAACTGGATATACGGGAGAAGATGGTTTTGAAATATACCTAGACCATGACAATGCAGAAATGGTTTGGGAAAAACTTATGGAAGAGGGAAAAGATCTAGGGCTAAGACCAGTGGGTCTAGGAGCTAGGGACACTTTAAGATTTGAAGCTACATTACCCCTTTATGGGAATGAATTGACTAAGGATATAACTCCATTAGAAGCGGGCCTTGGATTCTTTGTAAAGTTAGACACAGACGATTTTATAGGAAAGGAAGCTTTGGTTAAGCAGAAGGCAGAAGGATTAAAGAGAAAAATAGTAGGTTTTGAAATGTTAGATAAGGGAATTCCTAGACATGGTTATGAAGTATGGGCAGATGGAAAAGAAATAGGATTTGTAACTACTGGATATGCTGCTCCTACAGTTAAGAAGAATATAGGATTTGCCATGGTTCCTATAGAGTATTCAAAACTAGGTACACCTATTGAAATAAAGGTGAGAAAAAGAATTTTAAAGGCTCAAGTGGTAAGTAAGAGATTTTACACTAAGAACTATAAGAAATAA
- a CDS encoding formate--tetrahydrofolate ligase, with protein MKTDVQIAQEATMLPILEIAKTLGISEDDVELYGKYKGKLSLDLCKRLEEKEDGKLILVTAINPTSAGEGKTTTNVGLSMGLNKIGKKAITTLREPSLGPCFGVKGGAAGGGYAQVVPMDDINLHFTGDIHAITTANNLMAALIDNHLHQGNKLSIDPKRITWRRGLDMNDRALREITVALGPKGNGVTRVDGFDISVASEIMAILCLANGMDDLKERLSRMIIGYTYANEPVTAGELEATGALALLLRDAIKPNLVQTLENTPAIIHGGPFANIAHGCNSVMATKTALKLADYVVTEAGFGADLGAEKFFNIKCRYAGLNPSAVVIVATVRALKNHGGVPKAELSEVNMKALANGFENLEKQIENVKKFGVPAVVALNEFPTDTKEELDFVEERCKELGVNVVLSQVWAKGGEGGAMLAEKVVDLVEEEKGDFKPLYDLDMPIREKIETIAKEIYGADGVDFTSKASKEIEKYERIGLEKLPICMAKTQYSLSDDPKLLGRPKGFRITVSSVRASVGAGFLVVLTGNVMTMPGLPKVPAANKMDLLNNGEIIGLF; from the coding sequence ATGAAAACTGATGTGCAAATAGCTCAAGAAGCAACTATGTTACCCATATTGGAAATTGCTAAGACACTAGGAATAAGCGAAGATGACGTAGAATTATATGGCAAGTATAAGGGAAAATTATCTTTAGATCTGTGTAAGAGATTAGAAGAAAAAGAAGATGGAAAACTCATATTAGTGACAGCCATAAACCCCACATCAGCAGGAGAAGGAAAGACTACAACTAATGTAGGTCTTAGTATGGGATTAAATAAGATTGGTAAAAAGGCCATAACTACCCTAAGGGAACCTTCATTAGGACCATGCTTTGGCGTTAAAGGTGGAGCAGCAGGAGGAGGATATGCGCAGGTAGTTCCTATGGATGATATAAACCTTCATTTTACTGGAGATATACATGCCATAACTACAGCTAACAACCTTATGGCAGCTCTTATTGATAATCACCTACACCAAGGAAATAAGTTAAGTATTGACCCGAAGAGAATCACTTGGAGAAGAGGGCTAGATATGAATGATAGAGCCCTTAGAGAGATTACAGTAGCTCTTGGACCAAAGGGGAATGGAGTTACTAGAGTAGATGGATTCGATATATCTGTTGCTTCAGAAATAATGGCAATATTATGTCTTGCCAATGGAATGGACGATTTAAAAGAAAGATTATCTAGGATGATAATAGGATACACTTATGCTAACGAGCCTGTAACAGCAGGTGAATTAGAGGCTACAGGAGCATTAGCATTACTTCTTAGGGATGCAATAAAGCCTAATTTAGTTCAAACGTTAGAAAATACTCCAGCTATAATTCACGGAGGACCTTTTGCTAATATAGCCCATGGTTGTAACTCTGTTATGGCAACTAAGACAGCGCTTAAGTTAGCTGATTATGTAGTAACTGAAGCTGGTTTCGGAGCTGATTTAGGAGCTGAGAAATTCTTTAATATTAAATGTAGATATGCTGGATTAAATCCAAGTGCTGTAGTAATAGTTGCTACTGTAAGAGCATTGAAGAATCATGGTGGAGTACCTAAGGCAGAACTTTCAGAAGTAAATATGAAGGCCTTAGCTAATGGATTTGAAAACTTAGAGAAGCAAATAGAGAACGTGAAGAAGTTTGGAGTACCGGCAGTGGTTGCTTTAAATGAGTTCCCTACAGATACTAAGGAAGAATTAGACTTTGTTGAAGAAAGATGCAAAGAACTAGGTGTAAATGTAGTACTATCTCAAGTATGGGCAAAAGGTGGAGAAGGTGGAGCTATGCTAGCTGAGAAAGTAGTTGACCTAGTAGAAGAAGAAAAGGGAGACTTTAAACCACTTTATGATTTAGATATGCCTATAAGAGAGAAAATTGAAACTATAGCTAAAGAAATATATGGAGCAGATGGAGTAGACTTTACTTCTAAAGCTTCTAAGGAAATAGAAAAATATGAAAGAATAGGATTAGAAAAACTACCTATTTGTATGGCTAAGACTCAGTACTCCTTATCTGATGATCCAAAGTTACTAGGTAGACCAAAAGGATTTAGAATAACAGTAAGTTCTGTAAGAGCTTCTGTGGGAGCTGGATTCTTAGTAGTTCTTACAGGTAATGTAATGACTATGCCAGGTCTTCCAAAGGTACCCGCTGCAAACAAGATGGATCTTTTAAATAATGGAGAAATAATAGGATTATTCTAG
- the gcvH gene encoding glycine cleavage system protein GcvH: MKIVEGIYYSKDHEWIKVEGNEASIGITDYAQHALGEIVYVEMPEVDDELNAGDVFGVIESVKAASDSYMPVSGKITGINEELEDSPELLNNSPYESWILKVEISDLSELDSLMDHEDYKAFCESESH; the protein is encoded by the coding sequence GTGAAAATAGTAGAAGGAATTTATTATTCAAAGGATCATGAGTGGATTAAGGTAGAGGGAAATGAAGCTTCTATAGGAATTACAGATTATGCTCAACATGCCCTAGGGGAAATCGTTTATGTGGAAATGCCTGAGGTTGATGATGAATTAAATGCTGGAGATGTATTTGGTGTTATTGAATCTGTTAAGGCTGCATCCGATTCTTACATGCCTGTGTCAGGAAAGATTACAGGAATAAATGAAGAATTAGAAGATTCACCGGAACTTTTAAATAATAGTCCTTATGAAAGCTGGATATTAAAGGTTGAAATCAGCGATTTATCAGAATTAGACAGTTTAATGGATCATGAAGACTATAAGGCATTTTGTGAAAGTGAAAGCCATTAA
- the gcvPA gene encoding aminomethyl-transferring glycine dehydrogenase subunit GcvPA encodes MHRYIANTEADRKYMLNEINAESIDDLFSDIPEELKLGRELNLKEGMSEIEIFNHMNEIASKNKSINDLTCFLGAGAYDHYIPTIIKHMVLRSEFFTAYTPYQPEISQGTLQAIFEYQTMISDLTGMDVSNASMYDGATACAEAAIMACANTRRKSVLVSKTVNPETRKVLNTYMKYRNLEVIEVDMTDGVTDLEHLKSLVSKETAGVIIQSPNFFGIIEDYSKAGEIVHANKGLLITSVDPMSLAILKNPGSQGADIVVGDAQCFGNGLNLGGPYLGFMATKSKLARKMPGRIVGESVDADGKRAFVLTLQAREQHIRRFKATSNICSNQGLNMLMATIYLTTLGKEGLKEVAMQSAQKAHYAFEEITKGGKFKPVFDKPFFKEFVLTSDMDSTKVNEKLLGEGILGGYEIGKDYEEYKNSLMFCVTEKRTKYEIDKLSSVLEVL; translated from the coding sequence ATGCATAGATATATTGCTAATACAGAAGCAGATAGAAAATATATGCTAAACGAAATAAATGCAGAATCTATAGATGATTTATTTAGTGATATTCCAGAAGAACTTAAGTTAGGTAGGGAGCTCAACTTAAAAGAGGGAATGTCAGAGATAGAAATCTTTAATCATATGAACGAAATTGCAAGTAAAAATAAGAGTATAAATGATTTAACATGCTTTTTAGGAGCAGGAGCATATGATCATTATATTCCTACTATTATAAAACACATGGTTTTAAGATCTGAGTTCTTCACTGCTTATACACCTTATCAACCGGAGATAAGCCAGGGAACGTTACAAGCTATATTTGAGTATCAAACTATGATTAGTGATTTAACGGGAATGGATGTATCTAATGCATCCATGTATGATGGTGCAACGGCTTGTGCAGAGGCAGCCATAATGGCTTGCGCAAATACTAGACGTAAATCAGTTTTAGTATCTAAAACTGTAAATCCTGAAACTAGAAAAGTGTTAAATACTTATATGAAATATAGAAACTTAGAAGTAATTGAAGTGGATATGACAGACGGAGTTACGGATTTAGAACATTTAAAATCTCTAGTAAGCAAGGAAACGGCAGGGGTTATAATCCAAAGTCCTAACTTCTTTGGAATAATAGAAGATTATTCTAAAGCTGGAGAAATAGTTCACGCAAATAAGGGGTTACTAATAACTTCTGTAGATCCAATGTCTTTAGCCATATTAAAGAATCCAGGATCACAGGGAGCAGATATTGTAGTAGGAGATGCTCAATGCTTTGGAAATGGACTAAACCTTGGAGGTCCATATTTAGGATTTATGGCAACTAAGTCAAAGTTAGCTAGAAAGATGCCAGGTAGAATAGTAGGAGAGTCTGTAGATGCAGATGGAAAGAGAGCCTTTGTTCTTACTCTTCAAGCTAGGGAACAGCATATTAGAAGATTTAAAGCTACATCTAACATATGCTCAAATCAAGGTTTAAATATGTTAATGGCAACTATTTATCTAACTACTTTAGGTAAAGAAGGATTAAAGGAAGTGGCTATGCAGTCGGCTCAAAAGGCACACTATGCCTTTGAAGAAATAACTAAGGGTGGTAAGTTTAAACCTGTATTTGATAAACCTTTCTTTAAAGAGTTTGTACTTACTAGTGATATGGATAGTACTAAGGTAAATGAGAAGTTACTGGGAGAAGGTATTCTTGGTGGATATGAAATAGGTAAAGACTATGAAGAATATAAAAATAGTTTAATGTTCTGTGTAACAGAAAAGAGAACTAAGTATGAAATAGATAAACTTTCAAGTGTATTGGAGGTGTTATAA
- the gcvPA gene encoding aminomethyl-transferring glycine dehydrogenase subunit GcvPA has product MESYITNVKDVYMLDETKTDYIEGLCKDVPRKFKSKNIKNLRQGMSDVEILNYLKSIGSKNKSLNDLICFLGAGAYDHYIPATIKHMAMKSHFFHGDIPYRPQIRQGALQVIHEYETMINNLTGMDACNGLIDDGPTACVQGALMACKSTKRKSILISKTVNPQVRSVLKTHMKYRYIDVIEVDMVDGVTDMDKVKDLVKDDVAGIIIQSPNFFGIIEDYTEAEKIIHEKNGLLITYVDPISLGILKRPDEQGADIVVGEAQSFGNSLNYGGPFLGFIATKSELSKNIFGRRIDLSIDEEGRQEFHMKFQGKRAYMDRYNSTSHKLLNVLIGSIYLSTLGKKGLREVAIQCVKNSHYAFDEITKSGKFKPVFNRPFFKEFMITSDLNSSEINEKLLKKGIIGGYEVQRDYDELENSLLLCVTEKRSKKEIDKLSKILEAL; this is encoded by the coding sequence ATGGAAAGTTATATTACTAATGTAAAGGATGTATATATGCTAGATGAGACTAAGACAGATTATATAGAAGGATTATGTAAGGATGTTCCTAGAAAATTTAAATCAAAAAATATAAAAAATTTAAGACAAGGTATGTCTGATGTGGAAATTTTGAATTATTTAAAGAGCATTGGAAGTAAGAATAAGAGTTTGAATGATTTAATCTGTTTTTTAGGTGCAGGAGCATACGACCATTATATACCTGCTACCATAAAGCACATGGCTATGAAATCCCATTTTTTCCATGGAGATATACCATATAGACCCCAAATAAGGCAAGGTGCATTGCAAGTTATACATGAATATGAAACCATGATTAATAATCTTACAGGCATGGATGCCTGCAATGGCCTCATAGATGACGGACCAACAGCTTGTGTGCAAGGTGCACTTATGGCTTGTAAAAGTACAAAGCGAAAATCCATTTTAATATCTAAGACTGTAAATCCACAGGTTAGAAGTGTTTTAAAGACTCACATGAAATATAGATATATAGATGTTATAGAAGTAGATATGGTAGATGGAGTTACGGATATGGACAAGGTAAAGGACCTTGTTAAGGATGATGTAGCTGGAATTATAATACAAAGTCCTAACTTCTTCGGGATCATAGAAGACTATACGGAGGCAGAAAAAATAATTCATGAAAAGAATGGATTATTAATTACTTATGTGGACCCTATTTCTTTGGGAATATTAAAAAGACCTGATGAACAAGGGGCAGACATTGTTGTAGGAGAAGCTCAATCCTTTGGAAATTCTTTAAATTATGGAGGTCCATTCTTAGGATTTATAGCTACTAAATCAGAATTAAGTAAAAATATTTTTGGTAGAAGAATTGATTTATCCATAGATGAAGAGGGAAGACAAGAATTTCATATGAAATTTCAAGGCAAGAGAGCATATATGGATAGATATAATTCCACATCACATAAATTACTAAATGTTTTGATTGGATCCATATATTTAAGTACCTTAGGAAAGAAAGGCTTAAGGGAAGTTGCAATTCAATGTGTGAAAAATTCCCATTATGCTTTTGATGAAATAACTAAGAGTGGTAAATTTAAACCTGTATTTAATAGACCCTTTTTTAAGGAATTTATGATTACTAGTGATTTAAATTCTAGTGAAATAAATGAAAAACTATTAAAGAAAGGAATCATTGGAGGATATGAAGTTCAAAGGGATTATGATGAATTAGAAAACAGCTTATTGCTTTGTGTAACAGAAAAGAGAAGCAAAAAAGAGATAGATAAACTTTCAAAGATACTGGAGGCCTTATAG